The following DNA comes from Cedecea neteri.
GCATGACGATAGACATGCCAAGCGCGGAACGCAGCAGCATGAGTTTTCGGCCTTTACGGTCGGCAAGCCCGCCCCAGAAAGGGGATGCCACGGCTGAAAACAGGAAGGTAATGCTAAAGACCAGCCCGGACCACATGTTCAACTGGCTGTGGCCGGTGACCCCGAGTTGCTCAACGTAAAGCGGGAGGAAGGGCATGACCAGGCTGAATGCTGCGCCGGTCAGGAAGCAGCCAACCCAGACGACGGCCAGATTACGCTTCCAGTTGATAGTGCTGTCAGGGGGAGTCATACCGCTCCGTAGTTGCCAGGGCCAAAAAGAAGAGGGGAAATTATTACTCTGCTAATTATGCGCCTGTTGGCAGTGGGCTGGCAAATCAAAGGGCTTTTTCGATCAAACGAGTGGCAAAAAAATAGCCGCCTGAAAAGGCGGCTGTCAGGCGTTATTTGTAGCGGTCCGGCATTCCTTCCGGGCGAGTCTTAAATCGGCGATGCAGCCACATATATTGCTCTGGCGCCATCAGGATGCACTTTTCTACAATTTTGTTCATCCAGCGCGCCGTCTCCTCGGGGCTTTCAAGTGGCGGGTTAAGCTCTGGCTCTATAATCGTCAGCTCGTAGCCTTTGCCGTCTGGCAGACGACGAGGAACAAAGGGCACGGCGCAGGCGCCGGAGAGTTTGGCGAGTGTGTAGGTTCCCGTCGTGGTCGCGGCTTGTTCAACGGCGAAGAATGGCACAAATTCGCTGCCTCTAGGGCCGTAATCGTGGTCCGGCGCGTACCAAATAATGTCGCCATTTTTCAGCGCGCGGATCATGCCTTTCAGGTCTTTGCGGTCAATCATGCTTTTATTGGAACGCATGCGTCCCCAGGTCTGCAGCCAGTCGAGCAGCGGATTGTCATTGGGGCGATACACGCCAATGCCTGGCGTTTTAATGCCGAAGATACGGGCACCCAACTCCAGCGTCAGGAAGTGAATGCCAATCAGTAAAATGCCCTGGCCGGTTTTCTCGATGCCTTTAACGATCTCGACACCTTCGTAGTGGCACCATTTATTGATGCGCTCCGTAGACCAGAACCAGGCCATGCCGGTCTCAATCAGCCCCATGCCGACGGACTCGAAGTTGGCGACCACCATCTGTTCGCGTTTTTCCTCGCTCATGTCCGGGAAGCAGAGCTCAAGGTTGCGGTAGGCTATTTTTGCGCGACGTTTCATCAGGCGTTTTGCAAGCCGGCCCAGCCCGCAGCCGATGCGATAAAGTACCGGGTAGGGGAGTTGCACCAGCAGGTATAAAAAGCCGATACCCAACCAGGTGAGCCAGTAACGTGGGTGCAGCAACGCACGAGAGAATTGCGGTAAGTTCGTCATGTAAAACCTTTGTGACGGCAATTGCCGTATCTTCTAATCATTCCATTGTGGCATTTTTTGGCGCATAGCCAAAATTCGCGGCGTCGGAGTGCCTGATATTTCATCGATTGTTGCCGCGAATACCTTTGAGTGAGCAAAATGTAGCGTAAAACGTGGGGATGTAAATAAGCGTTATTTGCTTTATGATGCAGCCCACTTTTTTTCCAACGATTGCGAGCGAACACCATGCCAGTGTTACACAACCGCGTATCGAATGAGGAGCTGCGCGAGCGCATGCTTGCCGAAACCGAGCCGCGCACGACCATCTCATTCTACAAATATTTTTCTATCGAAACGCCGCAGGCGACCCGTGATGCGCTGTACCAGCTGTTCCTGAGCCTCAATGTGTTTGGCCGCGTCTATCTGGCGCATGAAGGGATCAACGCTCAGATTAGCGTCCCGGAAAGCCGTGTTGATGCCCTTCGTGAGGCGATTTACACTTTTCACCCGGCTTTAAATAATCTGCGCCTGAATATTGCTCTGGAAGATGACGGCAAATCCTTCTGGGTGCTGCGCATGAAGGTACGCGACCGTATCGTCGCTGACGGTATTGACGATCCTACGTTTGACGCAAGCGACGTGGGGGAATATCTGAAAGCAGCCGAAGTGAATGCGATGCTCGACGATCCAAGCGCGGTATTTATCGATATGCGTAACCACTACGAATATGAAGTGGGGCACTTCGAGGATGCCGTCGAAATTCCGGCCGACACCTTCCGTGAGCAGCTGCCGAAAGCCGTGGATATGATGCAGGATGACAAAGAGAAGAAAATTGTCATGTATTGCACCGGCGGCATTCGCTGTGAAAAAGCCAGCGCCTGGATGCGCCATAACGGCTTCAAAAATGTGTATCACATTGAAGGCGGGATTATTGAATATGCACGCCGAGCGCGTGAGCAAGGGCTACCGGTGCGCTTTGTCGGGAAAAACTTTGTTTTCGATGAGCGCATGGGCGAACGTATTTCTGACGATGTGATCGCCCATTGCCATCAGTGCGGGACGCCGTGCGACAGCCATACCAACTGCAAAAATGACGGCTGCCACCTGCTGTTTATTCAGTGTCCGGCCTGCGCTGAGAAATTCTCTGGCTGCTGCAGTGAAGTTTGCCGTGATGAGCTGGCGCTATCTCCAGAAGAACAGCGTCGCCGCCGGGCGGGGCGCGAAAACGGGAATAAGATCTTCAATAAATCTCGTGGGATGCTGAATACCACGCTGAGTATTCCTGACCCAGAGAAGTAATAAAATTCCCCCGGTTCGCCGGGGGAGTATTTTTACTGACGCACGCCTTCGACAGAAATGATCAGGTCAACGTCCTGAGAAGCCGGCCCCAGATCCTGAGTAATATTGAACTCCTTCAGCTTAATTTTACCTTCGGCCTCAAACCCCGCGCGCACGCCGCCCCACGGATCGTTACCCTGACCAATCAGCTTAGCTTTGAGCGTGACCGGCTTTGTCACGCCGTTTAGCGTCAGGTTGCCGGTAATATCCAGCGTTTCGCCATCTTTCTTCACTTCCGTTGAGGCGAAGGTCGCCTGTGGGAACTTCGACACGTTGAGGAACTCTGCGCTACGCAGGTGTTTGTCACGCTCGGCATGGTTGGTATCCACGCTGGTGGTATTGATGGTGACGTTAACTTTATCTGCCGCAGGGTTTTGCTCGTCGAAGGTAAAGCTGCCGTCAAAATCGCGGAAGGTGCCGTACAGCCAGCTATAACCGAGGTGTTGAATGCGGAAATTCACAAACGCATGCTGCCCTTGTTTATCAATTTTATAGTCAGCGGCCACGGCAGAGCCGGTGGTGAATAACAGAGCGCCTAAGGTGGCTCCCAGCAGGATTTTCTTCATTGTCTTACTCTCCATAGTTAACGGGATGCTTTCCCGAGCATGCGCTTGAGGGTGGCATCTTTATCTAGAAAATGGTGCTTTAAGGCCGCGAGGGCATGTAGTACAGACACAATCACTACGGTCCATGCCAGCCAGAGATGAACTGTCCCGGCAAGGTCAGCCTGTGCCCCGAAGTCCGTCAGCGTGGCGGGCACATCGAACCAGCCAAAAACACTAATAGGTTTGCCGTCGGCGGTTGAAATCAGATACCCGCTCAGCAAAATGGCGAACAGTAATGCATACAGCAAAATATGTGCAGCCAACGCGCTGATGCGTGTCAGGCGTGAATAACTTTTTAACGGTGGCGGTGGAGGCGATATAAAACGCCAGAGAATACGAATCACAAGAGCAGACATTAACAATATGCCGATGCTCTTATGTATTTCTGGTGCTTTATGATACCAGACGTCGTAATAGCCCAGCGTCACCATCCACAGTCCGAGTGCAAACATTCCGTAAACCGTGGCGGCGACAAGCCAGTGAAGCAGAACCGAAAAATGTCCATAGCGTTCGGGTGAGTTTCGCCATTGCATATTTATGCGTCCATGTGTTTCCTACAGAAGCTAAAACATAGGCGTTCTGTTAACAGCAGATCAACATAAATATTCTTATTTCGATATATATTTATTGTATGTCTGTTTTTTTGAATAACACTTGCGACATGTGTTCAGTAGCGTCGAATGAATATGATTGTTTTTGACTGGAAGGAATATTGATTGGCAGTTAATTATTTGCGATAAAACTATATTTAATTAATTTTACGTCAATAATTGTCAATATAACGTGCGTGTGAATAATTAAAAGAAATAAATATAAGCCAGATCGAGAAGCGCAAGCATTGCCCAGAGGAAAAGATACAGAATAAAGTGTTCGCGAATATTGTTGGTTAAAAATTGAATAAAGCGAATCATGATGGCCCCGGGTAAAAGTGGCGGAAATGCCCGCCACTCGGGGATTCTACGCCGTTTTGAAGCGAGAAAGTACAAACGGGGATAAATCAAAGGCAGGTTTTTGACCCAAAGCAAACTGGCAGGCAATTTCGCCCAAAACGGAGGCGAATTTGAACCCGTGCCCGCTCAGCCCGGTAATGATCAGGGTGTTGTCATGGCCGGGGAGGGTATCAATGATGAAATCTTCATCCGGTGAATTGTCATAGGTGCAGGCTTTGCCGTGCAGACAGCAGCCGATGCCGGGTAAAAATTCGCGCAGGAAGGGAAAGACTTCGGACCCATCGCTGGCGACAGCGCCAAAGGGTTTACGCTGCTCGGGTGAGTCAATCAACTGCCCGCCGTTGTGCTTACCCAGCTTCAGTTCGTTATCTTCCGCCGGGAAGCCGTAATACTGATCGCCGTTGGGGGTTTCTGCGGTAAACGCCGGGAATTTGTTGTTCTCGCTGTAGCGTCCATCGGCCTGGTGCCAGGCAAAGATCTTGCGAACCGACGCGATCGGCAGGTCCGGCAGCAGTTTGGTGACCCAGGTGCCCGCGCTGACCAGCAGTTTGCTCCCGTGATATTCACCTTCTTCAGTGACAACAGTCACACCTTCATTGTCGTGGCGGATTTCCGTCACCTTGCAGTTAAAGAGCTGAGCGCTGCCCCCTTGTTTAGCAAGGTTGATGTAGGTTTCGATGGCCAGCTCGCTTTTCAGCACGCCCGAGTCCGTCTCAAACAGGCCGACGTAGTTTTCAGGCACCGCAATCTCCGGCCAGCGGGCGGCAATGGCGGCGGCGTCCAGCGTTTCAACCGGCAGGGCAAATTTCTCTGCGCTGGAGGCGACATTGCGAATAAAGGGCGAATCAGCTGGCCCCAGATTAATGACCCCGGTGCGATGAAAGAGCTTCTCGCCGCTGGCTTCAGCCAGGGCATCCCACAGTTTTTGTGCTCGCAGGACCAACGGGACATATTTTTCACCTTCGCCATAAGCATGGCGCATCAGGCGGGTGTCGCCGTGGTGGCTGCCCTGATCGTGCGGCGGGTGGCCGCTGTCGATCATCAGTACCTTCAGGCCCGAGTGTGTGGCATAGCAGCCTGCGGCGGCACCGACGGAGCCGCTGCCGACAATGATGAGGTCATAGTTCATAAACTTTTCTCTGTGGAAAATTATCTGTAGCAGGGTAATTAATTCACCGGAACGATGCAATTGACGGTGACGCTTAAAATAAAAAAGGCACCCCGTTGGGTGCCTGTGGCCATTGTTAAGCATGTGTCGTCAATGCTTGCGATAATCGCTTTCCTGGTAATCACTGGATTCAATTTTGGCTATCCCGGCCTCAAGGATGGAAATAAATTGCCGGGCGACATCGGTGGTCAGCCAGAGCGTCTGGCCTATCTCGGTTTCATCGTGCTTCTGATTATTGGATGTCAGGTAATGCAGGCGCAGCATCATGGCGTCGTAGCTGTCGACGGTGCTGATATCCCATCCGACGAGGGGATGAGTCTGAATAACATCACTATTTTTTTCCATCATAACCCCTTTTATACGTGTTTAAAGACAACGGCTAGTGAGGTTCATGCGTGATTTATCGTGAAGCGACTTAAGTATATCAATACTACGGCCTTCATGGGGATGAAATAATTACCTGGTAACACTTTTTCCGCATTATTCAGGAAAAACGAACAATAAATCGACAGGCTATTTCGAAGTAATGAGAAAGAAAGGCAGGAAAGACTTTGGTGGTGTTTAAAAAGCAATCAAGTCGACGAGGGGAATAAAAAAACCGGATGGCGACACCCGGCAAAAAAGTACCAACATACTTGAGGGTATTAGTCGGCAGAGAACCAATCGTCAGCGCTTTCCCAGGTTTCCTGGAGGATCTCGCTGATTCGCGTTTTATCTTCTTTGGCACCGCCCAGCACGGAGAGATTATTGCCTGAGGCATAACGTACCTGCACTTCGCTGCTGGTGTCGGGGAAATGTTGATTGATACGGCGGGAAAGCTCACTGGCAAGGGCGTCGATAGCCCCTGGCGGCAACGGTGTGGTTTTGGCTATAGTCACTTCAATACGCATAACGACCCCCTGTACAATATACTGGATATTTATACAGGTTAACTTTCCAGTAAGCAACAGGGGGCGTTGAAAAATTTAGCCTTTAACCGACCAGACGACTTCTTCACCCGCCAGGAACGGTACGATGCTGTCGTCACCGGCTTCAATCAGCTCCGGCATTTTCTCAGCGACGCGAATCAGTTCGATATGATCTTCGTTGACCGGCAGACCGTAGAATCGCGGACCGTTCAGCGAAGCGAAAGCTTCAAAATGCTGCAGCGCATTCATTTCTTCAAATACCGTCGCATAAGCCCCCAGCGCGGAAGGCGCGTTAAAACAGCCGGCGCAGCCACAGCTGGCTTCTTTGCGATGACGGGCATGCGGCGCAGAGTCGGTACCCAGGAAGACGCGATCGCAGCCGCTGGCAACCAGTTCGCGCAAGGCTTCCTGGTGGACGCTGCGTTTCAGGATAGGCAGGCAGTACAGATGCGGGCGAATCCCGCCCACCAGCATGTGGTTGCGGTTAAACATCAGGTGCTGAGGTGTGATAGTCGCGCCAATCAGCGAGTTACCTTCTTTCACATACTGGGCGGCATCTTTGGTGGTGATATGCTCAAACACCACTTTCAGCTCAGGCAACTGGCGACGCAGCGGCTCCATGACGGTTTCAATAAAGCGCGCTTCACGATCGAAAATATCGATGTCAGCATGGGTGACTTCGCCGTGCACCAGCAGCGGCATGCCAATTTTTTGCATACGTTCAAGCACCGGCAGGATGGCCGCGGTGCTGGTTACGCCGTGAGCGGAGTTAGTCGTGGCGTTCGCCGGGTAAAGCTTGGCGGCGGTAAATACGCCCTCATTGAACCCGCGTTCGACTTCGTTGGGATCCAGCGTGTCGGTCAGGTAGCAGGTCATCAGCGGTTCAAACTTTTGCCCGGCCGGGACGGCATCGAGAATGCGCTGGCGATAAGCGATAGCGGCATCCACGCTGGTAACAGGAGGCACAAGATTGGGCATGACAATCGCACGGCCATAGGTCTGACTGGTGTAAGGCACCACGGTTTTCAGCATCTCACCGTCACGAAGGTGGATATGCCAGTCATCTGGGCGGCGGATTTTTAATACCTGAGGTAATGCGGTCATCAATGTGCTCCGGCGTGAGAGGGAAATCAGTCATCAAGGGCTGGTTTTATGCCGGGCACTAAGGATAAGGGGAAACGTTATCGTTTGCACCCCTTATGTTGTACATGTTGCACAAAACCCTCAGAGCGCAGAAACGGCTCTGAGGGGGAGGGGCTATTCCGTTAACGGAATGATTATCTCACCGGGTTTGACTTCAATGCCTTTGGCATATTTCTTCGCCAGCGACTCACCTGTGCTGCGATCTTCGCTCAGGATATAAGCAGGCTGTTGATTGAAGTAGCTGCGCAGGGACTGATTAAGATAAGGGATCATGGTCTGCAGCACGGTCTGCATTTTTTGCGGTTCGACCTGAGCATCAACCACCTCCATTTCCTGCAGGTAGATGGCACCTTGCTCTTTATTGAACACCGGCAGCGCTTTCAGCTTGAGCTTCAGGATGGCCTTCTGGTTACCAAACAGCGACGTCATGTCGAGATTGGCATCACCGGTCAGGGTAATTTTATTCGGCTCTTCCCGTCCAATCTGGCTGACTAAATGGGTTAACACTACATGGGCTTCAGCCACGCCGGGCAGGCCAATGTCCTTGGAGAAGTTATTGTGTTTTTCCAGCGATTGGTTGATTTCCTGTTCACTCACGCTGTACTGCGTTAACTGGTTGCATCCGGCGAGCAGGCCGCTGAGCATCAATGCTGCGGCAAAAACAATCTTCTTCATAGGCTTCCTCAAAATAGCGGCTCCAATGCCGTGCCTTGTTTTATCAGCATAATGCGGCACGGCGGGAGCGGCTACCGGAAAAAGATGATAAGAGAAAATTATCCCTGACCGCCGGGCTCCAGCATCGTTGGCTCAACGGGTCTAAGGCTAAACTGCCACCACAGGGCTGCAAGGGTGATACAGCCGATGATGCCGAGCATGGCCCAGGGTAATTCTGGCTGCTGCAGGGCTTTCCCTGCGTCAAACAGCCAGCCACCGCCGGTGTAACCTAGCGCGCCGCCCAGCGACAGGCCCAAACGACTGAATCCCATGTAGCTGCCGCGTGCTCGGGCATCCGCCAGCGAGGCGCTTAGTGTTTCCCGAGCGGGCTCAGCGATGATTGAGCCGATGTAGAAGGTACAAATCAGGGCGAAAAGCTGCTGTAAGTTGGACGCCAGGCCAATAGGCATCAGGCTCACCGTCATCAGCACCAGACCTGCCATTAAGCGTTGCTCCAGGCGGAAGCGCTTTTCACTCCAGCGAGCGATAGGGTAGAGCAACGTCAGCGAAAGCGCGGCTTCAATGGCGTACATCCATTTTACCGCCGACGCGGTACCGGCAATATCATTGACCATCAGCGGCAGCATCAGCATGACCTGCACCGCCAGCATGTAATAGCCGGTTAGCGTCAGGACGTAGGTAATAAAGCGTTTATCACGGAACACGCGGCCCATGCCTTCGCGCATTGGGGTGCGAATAGTGGAAAGCTTAT
Coding sequences within:
- the bssS gene encoding biofilm formation regulator BssS, whose amino-acid sequence is MEKNSDVIQTHPLVGWDISTVDSYDAMMLRLHYLTSNNQKHDETEIGQTLWLTTDVARQFISILEAGIAKIESSDYQESDYRKH
- a CDS encoding lipoprotein produces the protein MKKIVFAAALMLSGLLAGCNQLTQYSVSEQEINQSLEKHNNFSKDIGLPGVAEAHVVLTHLVSQIGREEPNKITLTGDANLDMTSLFGNQKAILKLKLKALPVFNKEQGAIYLQEMEVVDAQVEPQKMQTVLQTMIPYLNQSLRSYFNQQPAYILSEDRSTGESLAKKYAKGIEVKPGEIIIPLTE
- a CDS encoding rhodanese-related sulfurtransferase, giving the protein MPVLHNRVSNEELRERMLAETEPRTTISFYKYFSIETPQATRDALYQLFLSLNVFGRVYLAHEGINAQISVPESRVDALREAIYTFHPALNNLRLNIALEDDGKSFWVLRMKVRDRIVADGIDDPTFDASDVGEYLKAAEVNAMLDDPSAVFIDMRNHYEYEVGHFEDAVEIPADTFREQLPKAVDMMQDDKEKKIVMYCTGGIRCEKASAWMRHNGFKNVYHIEGGIIEYARRAREQGLPVRFVGKNFVFDERMGERISDDVIAHCHQCGTPCDSHTNCKNDGCHLLFIQCPACAEKFSGCCSEVCRDELALSPEEQRRRRAGRENGNKIFNKSRGMLNTTLSIPDPEK
- a CDS encoding YceI family protein, with translation MKKILLGATLGALLFTTGSAVAADYKIDKQGQHAFVNFRIQHLGYSWLYGTFRDFDGSFTFDEQNPAADKVNVTINTTSVDTNHAERDKHLRSAEFLNVSKFPQATFASTEVKKDGETLDITGNLTLNGVTKPVTLKAKLIGQGNDPWGGVRAGFEAEGKIKLKEFNITQDLGPASQDVDLIISVEGVRQ
- the dinI gene encoding DNA damage-inducible protein I, yielding MRIEVTIAKTTPLPPGAIDALASELSRRINQHFPDTSSEVQVRYASGNNLSVLGGAKEDKTRISEILQETWESADDWFSAD
- a CDS encoding Kdo(2)-lipid IV(A) acyltransferase; translation: MTNLPQFSRALLHPRYWLTWLGIGFLYLLVQLPYPVLYRIGCGLGRLAKRLMKRRAKIAYRNLELCFPDMSEEKREQMVVANFESVGMGLIETGMAWFWSTERINKWCHYEGVEIVKGIEKTGQGILLIGIHFLTLELGARIFGIKTPGIGVYRPNDNPLLDWLQTWGRMRSNKSMIDRKDLKGMIRALKNGDIIWYAPDHDYGPRGSEFVPFFAVEQAATTTGTYTLAKLSGACAVPFVPRRLPDGKGYELTIIEPELNPPLESPEETARWMNKIVEKCILMAPEQYMWLHRRFKTRPEGMPDRYK
- the solA gene encoding N-methyl-L-tryptophan oxidase gives rise to the protein MNYDLIIVGSGSVGAAAGCYATHSGLKVLMIDSGHPPHDQGSHHGDTRLMRHAYGEGEKYVPLVLRAQKLWDALAEASGEKLFHRTGVINLGPADSPFIRNVASSAEKFALPVETLDAAAIAARWPEIAVPENYVGLFETDSGVLKSELAIETYINLAKQGGSAQLFNCKVTEIRHDNEGVTVVTEEGEYHGSKLLVSAGTWVTKLLPDLPIASVRKIFAWHQADGRYSENNKFPAFTAETPNGDQYYGFPAEDNELKLGKHNGGQLIDSPEQRKPFGAVASDGSEVFPFLREFLPGIGCCLHGKACTYDNSPDEDFIIDTLPGHDNTLIITGLSGHGFKFASVLGEIACQFALGQKPAFDLSPFVLSRFKTA
- the pyrC gene encoding dihydroorotase; translated protein: MTALPQVLKIRRPDDWHIHLRDGEMLKTVVPYTSQTYGRAIVMPNLVPPVTSVDAAIAYRQRILDAVPAGQKFEPLMTCYLTDTLDPNEVERGFNEGVFTAAKLYPANATTNSAHGVTSTAAILPVLERMQKIGMPLLVHGEVTHADIDIFDREARFIETVMEPLRRQLPELKVVFEHITTKDAAQYVKEGNSLIGATITPQHLMFNRNHMLVGGIRPHLYCLPILKRSVHQEALRELVASGCDRVFLGTDSAPHARHRKEASCGCAGCFNAPSALGAYATVFEEMNALQHFEAFASLNGPRFYGLPVNEDHIELIRVAEKMPELIEAGDDSIVPFLAGEEVVWSVKG
- a CDS encoding DUF2770 family protein, which encodes MIRFIQFLTNNIREHFILYLFLWAMLALLDLAYIYFF
- a CDS encoding cytochrome b, yielding MQWRNSPERYGHFSVLLHWLVAATVYGMFALGLWMVTLGYYDVWYHKAPEIHKSIGILLMSALVIRILWRFISPPPPPLKSYSRLTRISALAAHILLYALLFAILLSGYLISTADGKPISVFGWFDVPATLTDFGAQADLAGTVHLWLAWTVVIVSVLHALAALKHHFLDKDATLKRMLGKASR
- the mdtH gene encoding multidrug efflux MFS transporter MdtH; the protein is MSRVAQARSLGKYFLLLDNMLVVLGFFVVFPLISIRFVDQLGWAALMVGIALGLRQFIQQGLGVFGGAIADRLGAKPMIVTGMLLRAAGFATMGIATEPWMLWLSCLLSAIGGTLFDPPRSALVVKLVRPQHRGRFFSILMMQDSAGAVIGALLGSWLLQYDFRLVCAVGAVMFVLCAALNAWLLPAYKLSTIRTPMREGMGRVFRDKRFITYVLTLTGYYMLAVQVMLMLPLMVNDIAGTASAVKWMYAIEAALSLTLLYPIARWSEKRFRLEQRLMAGLVLMTVSLMPIGLASNLQQLFALICTFYIGSIIAEPARETLSASLADARARGSYMGFSRLGLSLGGALGYTGGGWLFDAGKALQQPELPWAMLGIIGCITLAALWWQFSLRPVEPTMLEPGGQG